The genomic stretch tatttccCGAACGAAACACCGCGCTTGACTGCATAGTGTACATGAATTTAACATCAATTAAATGGACCGATTTATCGgttcaatgaatttcaaaaataaaaaaaattaaaaatttaatttcttgcAGGTACGAACATTGTTAGCTGGTTAGTTAGTTATATTAGCTATCAGTGTACTTAGTATGTGCGaaccaaaaatgtttagttCTGCTTcaaaaaagtcaaaattacCGAACTTTAATCTTTATAGTATTGTATCGCAACGAGGATACTTGCGCTTATTGGATAAAATCAGTCATTACATTGGTCGTGTTTGGTCAGTTTTAGTTTTCGGACAGGTAGTCAGGTTCAAAAAtagtaaatcaaaaaaattcatcaaaaataaggTCAAAATGTTCTCTGTATATTAAGGCCTATTGTGTGAGTTGTGTTTATTATAAAAACCGCATTGGCGTACACCGCACCAATTActttgaaaatacaaaaacaaaatgcaacgtaaatgaaatggaaatttatagGATTTTGAGCTGCGACAAGGAAAAGTGCTGGTGGTTATTTGAAAAAACGAcaaatttctctcatttttgtacacaacgaaaaaaaaattgaatcaaactAGTGGATGACTGCACTTTTCACAAATTGGCGTTGTTAGATGGgggaaaaaataattgaaagatTAGACATTTCAAAGCAAAAACGAATTCTATTTCGTTTGTAAAATCGAAAGCCAATTATGGAGAGCAGAAATGcggaataaaatgaaaaattttgataaatccGGAAGTCAACGTTCGAAGTGTCTAATTGTAAcaagtttcaataaaaaacaaatttaaactgaaatcaTAATTAGCACACTggtaaaacgatttttttgttttgctataTCATAACTTGCACGCTCTATtaataattataaatttataaattaatttggttttaatcgacatGCTTGacataagaattttttttagttttttttttttggctaacatgcaaacttcattttaaattccaataaaatttctctctaaattttgttattgatAATATCCAAAGTAGTTGCGGTATCTTTATATCTGTAGTTGCGAATGCCACGTTTTAAAAAGTCCACGCATGGACCGAGTAACCGTTCAAAACACTTAGTATCCAAAACTTTTTGGTTAGGGTTAGTAGTTGGTTAAGATtgttaaaaaatagaaaaaaaattaagaaaattaaaacatcAAACAAGCAATGGACTTtaagttaattaatttttttttgatcgacaagaaagaattaaaatgatcgattcgGCTGTACTTACATGCAACTTTGACATTTTCAACAGCATAGGCTGATGCAGCTCGTGGCCGATGCGTTACCAAGGCCAATTCACCGAAGTAAGCTCCTTTACTGAGTCGCGATATTTCCACTTCGCCGTCATCTTGATCGAGACGAATTGATACTGTGCCATCTTCAATGAAGTACATACCGTCAGCGGCATCGCCTACaagatttacaaaatttatttaaccaCTTTGTTCGTGACGGGtatatcatctgttatagacAGCGTAGATAACAGTAGTACATTACGCACCAATGTGACGATGGAAGTGGGCATttattgtgtgaaatttaccgatttgaggcgaagccgaagtCGGTAGACACACAAGAAGCCGTTTATATCATTTATTGTCTCATTGTTAAGCTaggtattttactcaaaagTTTGGGGTAAAGTTTCCCGCCTTGAAGTAAAGTTCACTAacgattttgaatgaaaattaataagAAATCTAACGTCAAGCgagataattgaaattttcaatttgcagAACGAAACTAGGAATTGTCTCCAATGCCCTGTTTTGCGACTAACGACTCAAACAGTAGGCAGCATGTCTGCTAACGTCGACCCATATAGCAAAAccaatgttaaaacaaatgaagtaaaagattctctATCAATCTGATGGACATACTTAGATCGAACCAAGCGTAATAGCTTCGTCTGTGAGAGGTTAATGTTCTCAATAAAAACAgcatgaaaaatcaaaatttaaaaattctttatgtGTAGTATCGACACCTGAAAGTGTTACCACACCATTAGACACAATAGGCAGTTACTGAAATACTGAAGAAAGTATGGTGAGCCTCTGAcgacatttttttgaagacACATTGTCGAAGTATTGTTGAAAAAGGATCAAAATGCTGTCTTCAGCGGAGAactgtttttgtaaaattgtgtaAGTAGTATTGATTAAGATCGGACATTATTCTTGAACACCACTCACATCTCGGGACGAATTGTATTACATTCCGAAATAACAACTAATTGTtagcaggaaaaaaaactttcccaAACATTTACCTTGTTTGATAATCCTTTCATTTGCTTTAAACGATTTAGGTGCGAGAGCATCAGCAAGATTCAATCTCTCGTATGACTGAaagtgaaaaaacaaatttaattaaaaaaaaatctcatcaaACCCAGTACACCTATAGGCTATGTCCAATCGTAcctgtagagtttttaacattGGCACCGTGTCCAAAAGGCTTTCGTACATTTTACGCTTTCTAAATGcagatttcaataaaattcgtcGGAATGTTTGTCGATCCATAGCCCACAATTGTCCGACCGTTTCAGCTTTAATTGTTGCCGCTCTACAATACACGGTTTCTCGTTAATTTCATTTAGAGCCATAAATTGTTCAAACAATACCTGGGCATGTTATATAGAAGAGCAAGTTCACCGAAACTCCCGCTATTGTTGTATGTATGAATATGATTTTCACCGACATATGCTTTGTATGTCCCACTGAAAATTCCGAGAAAACAAAGTTATGAAAGGGATTCAATATGTTTAATGTCATTGTAGACAACGGTGCACTTAAAAAATATGCTCCGTAAAGGTAAGTTAATGTAGTGCATGcttttatcataaaaaaacCACAATCCGTTgaaaacccgaaaaaaaaattcaatttagcaAAGTACTGGGAGTTTCACGTTTTTTAACAGAGCCTGATGCATCATCAAAGCTATTCATtacggaaaaaaatgttgatgtaAAACCATGAAAGCTTTTTGAAAGTTAGTTCACATAGTCCATTGCAGTAAGAGCGAATACAGTGATGCTTTGGAAGCACCATGGGATGGTATAACGATAAAACGCTTGAAAGCACATAGGATCGACAGTGTGCAACAGTGTATTCAATCATCGATAGTAATCGGATTcgatggagaaaaaaaatcaaaatatcaaagcgGATTGTTTGTTGAATGACTATATTCACCAGCACAAAGTATAAAGGCACTCACGACTCAATGACATAAAAATTGTCTCCATCGTCACCCTGTCGAATTACAGTTTCGTCCACTGTAACTTTTCTTTCGAACATAGCATCCAGAACTTGATTcatctgaaaagaaaattgtcgtTAGCACCGGCACAGCGGCCGAATTCTGATAGAGATTCTCGTTGATTCTTATCGACAAccattttttggtattttggTATTAAATGTTGGAATTATAAAGTTTTGTCGATAGGAACTGTGACCGACGTTACTTCATATGCGTAAAGTCTATTGTTTGATATCGAATTCAtcctttcaatatttttaacatgcatttcaCTGTATTAGGGACCACCCTGGCTAGGGCAAAATGACTTACCTGTTCTTTGTCAAGCGATCGAAACAGTAGAATATTTCTGACCGATTCTATTAGACGAGATCGTTGTTCATCACTTTTCGGGAATATGGCAACAGCTCCTTCATCTTCATCTGCATCATTTTCTGGATCATAGGTTTCAGCGAATACAGATTTACGACGTGTCGCAAATCGGTTGACTAGTGGTTCTGCAATGTTTAAAAATGGAACACGTTACTCAAacatattttatgcaaattcgATGAGATGAGTCACGCGAGTTGCCTCAACAAAAATAAGATAGTGAAACAGAAAACAAAGAGCGACACTTTTttgagacaatattttaagaaaaaccaacaaaacctTAAACAAATATCGAAAACTAAATAAGATCAAACGTTACAACCTCTACGgtaagacaaatatttcaatatttagaGACACTTTCAATGTGTAAAGATGGTGAAAATGTAGCTGATAGATTTTGAACGTCATATttagtaaatttattttcgtttaaaaacaaGGTAAACTCAGATCgcatacaacattttatgGTCAAATTAGTGAAGCTTCACTAATTTATTGTACCAACCTTTTATACGGAAGAATGTTTAGCTTAGATTTTACGAATCTCGTTACATAAAACGTACTATGAGATGGATAAGGTACATTATGCCTAGTGTACACTTTGGTAACATTAGTATGCTTCTCTAACTGAAGAATTTTTGCTGCAACATACATTCCCTGCCTAGCAAATAAGAAATGTTGACCTGGCAGAGGAAATGGTgcacttcttcttcttctttttcagcctgtttctgtccactgctggacgtaggcctccccaattcttttccattccgaacgattagttgccacttgttgccaatttgcgcctgcaattctctttataccattactccatctctctggtggtctacctgtaggtcgtgttttaggtggtctccagttcatgatctttttggtccaacgttcgtccgtccttcttgcaatatgtcctgcccagctccactttaaagatgctattctttccatgacatcaacgacttttgtttgttgtcgaatccattgatttgtcattctatctctgagcgtaattccaagcatacttcgttccatagctctttgtgccactcttaatttattttcggaagcttttgttaacgttaacgtttccgctccatatgtgagctcaggaaggacacacgtatcgaacactttacgtttcagactattgttcattttgcttttgaaaattagcctgagttttccgaacgctgcccatgcaagaccaattctacgttttatttctgcagtttggttgtctagacccaacttcaatttgtgacCTTGGTGTAGGTACACGtaactgtcgactcgttcaatgacagtatcaccgactttaatgtctctgtcgtcgtcaatgtttgtcatgattttcgttttcgacaaattcatcttgaggccgacTTTGTTTGACTCCTCATTCAGCTGTTGCAACATAATTTGCGCCTGATCTAGATCAGCTGCCATCAGGGAGATGTCATCTGCGAAACGGAGAttactcaggtactctccatttatgttGATACCCATTTCACTCCagtctaatttcttaaaaacactctccagaatcgatgtgaataacttaggtgatatggtgtcaccctgtcgTACACCtctgccaattctgaatttttcagtGCTTTTATGAAGTGCACGTTGAAGCCGAAATGATAACGATTCGTCAGTAGAATTGTACATCCTTTCATCAAATGCAATACAATAGCACTGTGTACAGTCTGCAGAAATCGTTCTTCACGaaatttaataacaaaaaacgtTTGGCTTCCTctctttgaaaattctttctttGTTTTAGATCGAAACGGATTTACAACAATAGCTAGCATTGTGATAGCAACATTCCTAGTTTTACAATCTACAGATATTTTGCCAAATGTAATTTGGTCGTCTTGTTCCAGCACAAAATGGACAggatggctcagtggttacgCACTAGCCTTTTACCAAAAttcccgtgtcagacaattccacatggaatttttctacatTGGTAACATCCtgaagttcactcaagctttataatttgggtagttgcacTGTGGTTGCAACACATactgaatgactcgtatgacgTAGCCCAAATACGATTTAGGCGAGATAGTCTAGATTTTGGCGAGATATCAGTTAAACTCACTTATTGGTGAGGTTTCTAAGCttacaaatcaaatcaaaaaattcgaGGGAACCAAGCTCAAGACCAATTGTTCCGAGTACCACAAATATTGATATTCTGTGTTGTGGTCGCTCTTGATTATTTAATCGACAATTCGATTCTCGTGCCCACTCTAAGAGTTATTAGAGTGGCGACGAGAATCGAAAACACGTAAGAGTTACACTTGAACCATATCGCTagtataattatcgaatttcttaaCTCTTTTCATTCAGATTGATACGATGAAAACATTTACATCGCTTACACATAGAGCTGAGCCCCTTTTTTCGACGTCGCTGTCGATAAAGCATGCCTGGCGAGAGCGATTAATCGATTTATTGATTCACTAGTACAAAGTACAAGTATATACCGCATACCTCACATAAATTACTGCTAgtaattatcaaatttattcGATTAATCAGCCAGTAATTTACAATCAAATTATCATGTTAAACAAGCAACTTAATCATTCTAATCATTGCAGGGTAAATACTTGTTCAATACAACACAAAAACTTGTTCGATAGATGAATACCGATTGCCGATACATCTATCGAAACAAAGGTGTTGCTAATCGCCCGGATATACCATAAAATGGTTGAATAACAGGAAGCACGCTCTGATATATCTAAGAGATATTTACACTGCAACGATGATTAGGTCCTAATGTCAAGTCGGCTAAAGGGCTATCCATCTGTCGCTTCTATAGGCAGAAAAAGCCGGACGAATGTGCtaacttaaataaaaatagtCGGCGATCGAAGGATTTATGGTTGACCCGGTGTATGTAGTGTATTACGTTTACAggaaaaaacgtttattgtTCCAAACATTAGATTAGAAAATGATCTTGAAAGACGACACAACGACAACAAACGTTTTACTTCATACAATTCGTtgcgaataatatttttttttcgctttaaaCAACTCTTTTAACAACGAACGACACAAAAATAGACTTTCCACCGCACATTATTATTACCGCTTTACATAATACATAATAATACCAGCATGTCATCAGTCAATATCAGAAATTCCTACAATTAGATATTCAAATGAACGCTGTGTATTTTGAAGaatacaaccaaaaaaaagtacCGAAGTTATCTCAATACAGAGCGTTTGTACGGCGTTTCCATATTCTAACTTATCAACATCTTATCAGAAAGACACCTATTTACCCGACAAGCGTCTTGTCTAACACGAAAGGCAAACAATGCCGTTTTTACAATTCGATACATTTCTTTAGGATCCACCTCGAATGCCTATTAAAGCTGAATAAAATCCGATCGACTATGAAGACGTGAAAGTGTAATGTGGTCGGTAATTTTTCGGAGAATTCgaagaaaatcataaattgaTAATATGGTTGGGTGTTGTTGACTTTTTAACTCATCATCGTAGGGAATATCAACATCTGCAGAAATACCTACGTTCAGCAGACGAAAcgttttaggatttttttgcGGGGTTTTGAATCGCTTTTTTACGGTCTGTAAATTACCGATTGAATTGTACTTAAGGATTATTTTTCTGGAACGACAAATACTACAATGTCTGagatgaaaaatattctttccAATTCGATAAATATTCGGATCGGAAAATTGTTCATCGAAGTTTGAATGAAGTCATCAACATGTTCGCATCATTCAAAGTTCAACTATTGAACTTCAAAAGTTGCGTTTAAATGGAGATGCCTTCCAATACAAATCATGGCCGATTTAAAGTTCACATTGTGTTGAAAAATGAGGAAAAGTCTATCTTCAATCGAGGCGAAGTCGAGGATATTATCACGGAAAATTCTGATTCCTCGGTGGCATTATGCTTTTGTTGTGTTATATCGACGAAATCTCATTAAatataaaagtttattttataaaatgtaggGCGTGGAGCCGACGCGACGGCGAGCCGGCAATAACACAACAggacacaaatttttttctctcgaattgctttaatttttcatgtgtgtggcgtgaataaccttattttcttcaCTCAAATGCGGTAAGAAAATGTGGTTTTCTCTGATGACATTTCAGGTCATTtcagacaatttttattttctcaactcttGTATTTCTATGGGGTGAACAAGCCTTTTCTCTCTttgcaactgtcactttgtttggTTCTGACCACGCAATTACGTGTTCACCTCGGGAACtattgttggaattttctattttctccccttggcGTAGATTCTCGTAGCGTTTGTAACTCacagttcttatgggattATTTGgagttacgaaaatacgagaatcGTCACCCTCTctaatcaaataaatatttaatgctGTAGGTGTCTAAATCGgaatttgaagtaaaaaatcTTTGACAGAGATTTTTGAGAAGGTCGAGGGTGGTGTATTAAGCACAAGCAGATATTTTCCTGTTAACGTCAACACGATTTTACTTTCACTTCAAATATTTGCTATTGAAATACCCCATAAAATTAGGAGCAAAGTCCATTCAATGTTTCCACTAATTGAATGTGAAATCTCTACATCTAATTGTGTCCGATCGGCCATAATTTCAATCAATAGACAGATACGCCACTCATCTAAGCCGGTGTATAAATGTTATGTCATCATCAAACACacagaaataaataattgcgTGAAATTCCAGCTTGATTCACCCAACAAAATCACCTATGTTTTATAATCTTATTAttcgggaaaatgttttacgatCGAAAATATAATACCGATTTAGCGCGCagccataaaaaaatttattgcgcCAAGAAAACCAATCTGCaatgtttgatttttatatccTCATCAGACTTACCCGATAAAACATCGAAATTTTGCATTGTTTCATTCGGTGTTTGCTGTAAAACCATGACAAACTAAATGGTACCACTCGAAAAGTAACAAAagtttatttcactttttagTATTTATAACACTGTTGGTCGCTCAGATACTAGGTCGCGTatacgaaattttcgattgatgCCTTTCCGAATCAAGGTTacgtaatttaaattatcgttTCGGCTTACGGTCACGGTCTGTTACAGTGGAAATTCagtatttgaaaaaatgactAAGTTAATCAATTCAGctattttccgaaattttgtaatttattggAGGAGGCGCAGTCAGTCAGCGAATTAAATTATGGTGGCGTCCACATTGTCGCGGGAGATGAATCAAAAACTTTAGTAATAAGTGAAGGGGAGGGAGGCAACACGAAAGTGGAAATacaaaaagttgttgtttGCTTCATGTCTGCTGTAAATTAGCACGTTAAAAACAGCCAGAAGATTTCTTGTTCTTTTTGAACAATAAAACCGTTTCAAGAATCTTAG from Bradysia coprophila strain Holo2 unplaced genomic scaffold, BU_Bcop_v1 contig_138, whole genome shotgun sequence encodes the following:
- the LOC119074021 gene encoding cAMP-dependent protein kinase type II regulatory subunit isoform X2 — translated: MVLQQTPNETMQNFDVLSEPLVNRFATRRKSVFAETYDPENDADEDEGAVAIFPKSDEQRSRLIESVRNILLFRSLDKEQMNQVLDAMFERKVTVDETVIRQGDDGDNFYVIESGTYKAYVGENHIHTYNNSGSFGELALLYNMPRAATIKAETVGQLWAMDRQTFRRILLKSAFRKRKMYESLLDTVPMLKTLQSYERLNLADALAPKSFKANERIIKQGDAADGMYFIEDGTVSIRLDQDDGEVEISRLSKGAYFGELALVTHRPRAASAYAVENVKVAFLDVDAFERLLGPCMDIMKRNIGDYEAQLIKIFGSKNNIKDVR
- the LOC119074021 gene encoding cAMP-dependent protein kinase type II regulatory subunit isoform X1 produces the protein MSNQPPKQRIQVPDSLRDVLLEFSIAYLLEQPGDVVDYAVEFFSKLQDSRKTTMVHADEVPSPDESIMSVDEEPLVNRFATRRKSVFAETYDPENDADEDEGAVAIFPKSDEQRSRLIESVRNILLFRSLDKEQMNQVLDAMFERKVTVDETVIRQGDDGDNFYVIESGTYKAYVGENHIHTYNNSGSFGELALLYNMPRAATIKAETVGQLWAMDRQTFRRILLKSAFRKRKMYESLLDTVPMLKTLQSYERLNLADALAPKSFKANERIIKQGDAADGMYFIEDGTVSIRLDQDDGEVEISRLSKGAYFGELALVTHRPRAASAYAVENVKVAFLDVDAFERLLGPCMDIMKRNIGDYEAQLIKIFGSKNNIKDVR